TGCCTTTAATCCAAATATAGTAATCTCGATATACACCTGGATCGCCTTGAATCCAAAATCCCGTCCATCTTTGTAGTCCGTAAATTGCTAGAGGAGTCATGCAAACTGCGATCGCAAATAGCAATCCCCCAGGAACTTTCATGTTTTGGCGAAAGTACAAAGTTTTGCCTGCCATTACAAAACAAAACGCATAAATACTAGCTAATAGGAAGATTCCGCCGCCACCAAACGATTCCCATGCTAAATTCATAAACCAACTCATGGCAGAGATGACAACCAAAGCCCCAAAATAGAAAGCTACGTTGGCAAAATTAAATTGGGGGCGATGGTCGCTCCGGTGAGATAATGCTTGCCATAGCGCGTCTGCTTGCGCCTCAGTAATTAAGCCTTGGGAAGCTGCCCAATGCAAATCTTCTTTGTAAATTTTCATACTCGAAACTATAGGAGCGTTTACTCAATCATGAGAGGTAGTTTCGAGAAGATATACGGTTGTTGTGCCACTATTAAAGGTGCTTATTTTTACATATATTTTTGTAGGATACGTTATTTAACGTACCCTTAGCTCAACCCTGGAAACAATGGCGCTTCTTCCCTGTGATATTTCGCTAAATAATCTTTAAAAGACGTACCCCCAGTCCCGACTTCTACTCCAACAATTTTAAGTTGTTGAATTGCCAAGCCTAAATGTCCTTGATGAAATTGAGTCTGACATTTATCGTAGGCTTGCAAAAAGGTGAGAACTGCATTGGCATCAGGATAAGTGCGTAAATGGGCAACTTTCTCAGCTTGCGTGTCACCTATAGCACGACTTATGAGGAAATCGTAATAATGTGCTAAGTTATGTTCTTTATAATGCTCGAACCATTGAGTAATGCGATCGCCATATTTGCGATCGAATTCAGTCTCGGCAATATGTAACTTACCTTCAGAATCTTTAGTCCCACCTACCCAATATTTTCTCACTCCGCTCATAATTTCTAACTGCCGAAATTGAACTGATTGAAAGCCACTTGTAGGACCAATGCTAGTCCGAAATTCGACAAATGCTCGCATAGTGTTGAGAATCGGCATGGTAGTATTAACAACCTCATACAGTCGCAATACTCTTTGAAAGAAATAACACACTTCGCTAGTAGCACTAATAACTAAATCCGTATCTAATGCCTTTGATAAAGCATCTAACACCCGTTCCATGTCAATAATCATTTGATGGAAAGCAAGTTCGCAGATTTGATGTATGGAAATAAACAAATCTTCATCTTTTGAAGCAGTTAGAGTTTTTTTACAACTAATTAGCGCTTCAATGTTGTGATAATTCCAATAATGATTTTTGCTGATATCCAAACTAGGATCGAGAGGAGGTAGAGGTTGATAAGATTCAGACATAGTAGTACAAACGTTACACATAACGCCTATACATTATATTGACAAGAATTGCGATCGCACGATAGGAATTGTGGGGCGATCGCTATATCATCCATTTGGTGGTCAACAAATGTTGACTTATAGTAGTAATCTGAGAAATATAGACTGTTAGTATTACGGTTACACCCAAAGTTAGATTGATGCTGCTTTGAGAGGTCAATAGTATGGATAGATTGCAGCAACTGCTTCGGAACTCGTTCATTCGCCTAGAAGGCTTACTGTATCAGATATTTGGATTTTTCCGCCAAATTTTTAATCTCTTTTATCAACGCTTACTGGTTTTGCTGCAAGCGCTAGGATTTTCAAATTCTAGTTATTACGTAGAAGGCGATCGCCAAAATAATATAGAATCGGCAGCAGAGCGGCAAATAACTGAAGTCAAATCAGAAAAAATCGAACCCAGCTTCACGCCTAATCGTCGTCCCGATCCGCAGATGGAATATTACCGCAAACTGGCTGGACAAGTAAATCCGACGAAAAAATAGGAGTTCGGGGTTAGTGAAAGGAAAACGGGGACAAGGAAGACAAGGAAGACAAGGGAGACAAGGAGGTTATTCTAGTCACCAGCCACTAGCCACTAGCCACTAGCCACTAGCCACTTGATAACTGAAAATGCCAGAAGTCCGGTTCGATAAGTACTATCGCTATGCAGATTTGACCGAGATTGTCCGCGCATACGCCCGAGAATTTCCGCAATTTTTACGCCTGCAAAGCATTGGTAAAAGCTATGAAGGCAGAGATATTTGGCTATTAACAGTTACCAATTTCGCGACGGGCGACGATGTAGATAAGCCTGCTTTGTGGATAGATGGTAACATTCACGCTACCGAACTCGCGCCTTCAAGTGCTTGCTTATATTTACTGCAAACATTGGTGACTGGCTACGGTACTCAACCTGAGATCGCCCGTTGCTTGGATACTCGCGTATTTTATATCTGTCCTCGCGTCAACCCTGATGGTGCTGAGTTGGCTTTGGCAAACAAACCAAAGTTTATTCGTTCTAGCACTCGTCCTTATCCTCACCAGGGAGAACGAGAAGATGGGCTAGTGATGACAGATATGGACGGAGATGGGCGAATTCTACAAATGAGAATACTAGATCCGAATGGTGCTTGGAAAGTTTGCCCAACTGAACCGCGTTTATTAATTCCACGGGAACCGACAGAAACGGGCGGACAATATTATCGCATCCTCCCAGAGGGAGAAATTGAAAACTACAACGGTATCCAGATTGACATTCCACCACCGAAAGAAGGACTTGACTTAAACCGCAATTTCCCTAGTGGATGGCGACAAGAGCAAGAGCAAATGGGAGCTGGACCCTATCCTGCCTCAGAAGCAGAAGTGCGATCGCTAGTTGATTTTATTACGAGTCATCTCAATATTACAGGGGCGATCGCCTTTCATACTTTTAGTGGTGTTATCCTGCGCCCCTACAGCCATCAAAGCGACGACGAGTTACCTACTAAAGATTTGCGCGTTTATCAACGCATCGGTGATAAAGCCACAGAAATCACTCAATACCCTGCTGTCTCAGTCTTTCACGAATTTCGCTACGATCCCAAAGACTTTATTACAGGTGCATTTGACGATTGGGCTTACGAACATCAAGGGGTATTTGCCTGGACGGTAGAAATTTGGAGTCCGCAGCGTCAAGCCGGAATTAAAGAGTATAAATTCATCGACTGGTACAGGGAACACCCCTTTGAAGATGACTTAACCATGCTGCGTTGGAGCGATGAAGTTTTAGGTGGTAAGGGTTATATCGATTGGTATCCCTTCGAGCATCCTCAACTCGGTCAAGTCGAACTAGGAGGCTGGGATGCAATGTATGCCTGGTCAAATCCTCCCCCGCAGTTTTTGGAAAAAGAGCTTGCGCGTTTTCCCGAGTGGTTGGTATGGCACTTGTTAATCTCACCTCAGTTGGAAATCTATGAGGCGAGTATCAGTCACTTAGGCGGTTCTAACTACCGCATCCGCTTTGCCGTTCAAAATACAGGTTGGCTACCTACCTACGTTACCGAAAGAGCAATGGATAAAAAACTGGTACGGGGTTGTCTATGTGCAATCGAGCTACCAGAAGGGGCAAAATTGGTAACGGGTAAATTGCGAGAAGATGTAGGACAACTCGAAGGACGCGCCTACCAACCTTCTGCACCCCTAAGAAGACAAGCCGATTCCACAAGCGATCGCGCTTTAGTTGAATGGGTAGTATACGCGCCTGATGATGGTACGGTATTCAAATTAACTGCTCGTCACGATCGCGCCGGAGTCGTCAACTGTCAGTTATCAGCGATCGGTGACCAGTGACCAACCAACTACCAATTACCAACTACCGATAACTCTCCCATATTCTGTTCTTAAAGTCATGACGGTATGCTCCGATTATTCCTATCTTGCAGCGTAGGATTAAGACTTTCATAGAGGATCAGAAATATGGGGTTGAGAGTTCCGTTCAGTTGCAGTCTAGCTTCGCTCAAACGTTTTATCCCGATTGTTATTGTGACTTTCGGATTAACTTTTATATTTCACTCCTTTGCTGCAACTCCAGCTGTTAACAAACCTCATCCCAAGATCGTCCTGATTTCTTTAGATGGCGCAACACCACCGTTACTCGATCGCTACTTCGCAACTGGTGTATTGGACAAACGTAAGGGATTGGGATTTTTGCAAAGTCAAGGACTTGTTGCAAAACAAAATCAAACTATTACCCCATCTCTAACAGCACCAGCCCATATTGCGATCGGTACTGGTTCTACGGCTGCTCGTAACGATATTAATGCTAATAGCTTTCACCTCGTCGCCAGTCCTTTCAAACAAAATATCAGCGGTTTTGCGGCTCCAATTGGCGGCTACTCGGTGGGAATTGATGGACCTCTGGACGACCATACCCAAACTGCTGAATCTCTCTGGATTGCGCTGCGAAACAACGGTAAGAAAGTCGTTGCAGCTACCTTTCCCGGTGCAGATGGACTCGATATCAAAATTCCTGGTTTAGCAGACAGTCCGATCGTTCAACCAGCTAGCGATCGCACGGTAGATTATACCGTACCGTTTGGCGCATTTGGCGGCGTAGGAGCTAGGGGCTTTAGCTTTACAGCAGCAGATTTTAGCGACGCTGCTAGCGAGATTATTCAGCAACTCACAACCGCAGGCAGATCGTCTTTTAGCCGCGTCAAAGTAACGACTCTCGAAACCATCCCCGCAAGCGGTTCGGGTAGCTTGACGGGTGGCGGCGGTTCCTATAACCTGCAAGTAGCAGCGATCGATACGAGCAACGATAAAGCGGTTAACTACGATACTTTAATTATTTTTGATGCCGATCGCGGTATCCAACCTAGAGCATCTCAACCCCCTGCTACTGGTTCCGCCTACCTTAAAGCCAGCGATCGCACCTCCAGTTTATTTTACTTTGAAGGTAGTACAAATAAAGTCGGTACGAGTTTCTACGTGACTCAACTCGCCTCCGACCTTTCCCAGGTGCGGTTAGCGCGTTATTCTGCTAACTATATTCCTTGCAACCAAGCAGTTTTGGCGGATGTGGACGATGCAAATAACAATGTTGGGTTCTGGGTTCCTCAGCCCGACTTCCGCATCCCCGAAAGAATCAGTTCAGGCTTTGATGATTTTCCCGATTTAGAACTAGAAGCAATTTATCAAGATCAAGTCCGTACTTTTGTAGATTACCAAACGCGGATTGCTTTACGGGCGATCGCCCAAAATCCCGACGCAGATCTCGTACTGACATATATTGAACAACCCGATGGTTCGGGACACCAATTTCTAATTACCGATCCTCGCCAAGCGACTGATTTTCGCGATCCAAACTCAATTGCCAATAACCAAGACCGAGAAAAAATCGAGCGATATCAAAAGTATCTGCGATCGGCTTATCGAGCAGCAAATACAGCCGTGCAGCAAATTATTGAGGCGGTTGGGACAAATAAGCGCGGTAGACCGAATAGTAATATTATCGTAGTTTCCGACCACGGTTTTGCCCCGTTCCACACCGCAGTTAGCCTCAACAACTACCTCAGCAGCTTGGGATTTGATAATACAAAAGTACGAGCAATTACCTCGGGTCCAGCGGTGAACATTTACATCAATTTGCAGGGACGAGAACCGGATGGCACTGTGAGCAAAGCAGAATATGTCACGCTGCAACAACAGTTGGTTAATGCTTTAGCCAAATTTACCGATACTAATCCAAACTATACTGCGGGAAGCAAATCTGTAGCGATCTTCGATAAGATCTACGCTCGTCCCATACCCAACGATCCGAGCGATCGCAACTTTGGCTTAGATACAAGTGAGTTTATCGGTCAAGACAGCGGAGATGTTTTTGCAATTATGCGACTGGGGTACAATTTTGACGGCACTCAAACCCCAGTGGTACAACGTTTGGGCGATCCGGCTTCAGAGACTCCATTGCTATCAGTCCCCAACTTCTACGGCGCTCATGGCTACGATCCAGAATTACCAGAAATGAGCGCAATTTTTTATGCTGCTGGACCAGATATTGGTACTGGGACAATTAAGCGAGTGCGTAATATCGATATTGCTCCTACGATCCTGCGAATTTTGGGCGTGCAACCCGCGCCCACTGTGGAAGGCGATCCGGTCAATCTAGGTCGGGCGTAAAGTCTTACGCAGATCCCCCAACTGGGTTAAAAAGTGGCATTTATTTCCCCCCTTTTGAAGGGGGGCTAGGGAGGATCTCTCTTGTCGCAGTCAAACAATAAAATGACATTCGTTAGCAATTCCGTTCGCTCCAGACTTGGCAAAACATTAAGAATATCTTAAGAATAAAAATAAATTCCCGAAATATGCTGCTATGCTTATTCGCTAATTATTCAGCAGTAGATCGTTCTGGGATTTAATCTTGGATAGAATTCTGTCAATTTGAATACAAAAACTAGCTGAATTACGACCTAACAGAGGAAAACCAATGCAAGATAGCGTTTCCCTAGTGGATGGCAGATTTATCGGTTACGTATTTGCCAATTGCATATTTCTCGATCGCTCGCAGCTAATTTACTTATATTCGCAAAATTCACTCAAAACTTAAAAATTATAAGTAAGTGTGATGTATCGATTTACCTAAGTGCGATCGCAACTTTAACGACAGTTAACCATAGTTTAGATCGCTAAAATTCTGAATGTTTTTGCCGTTTACTTAATCCATGAGGAGTTTTTATGTCTAGACGTATGTGCTGGTTATCTCAAGCCCAAGAGGGAGAAAAAATCTTACACTTACAACTCTCGCCCGACGAGCCTTGGAAGCCATATACTGCTTTTCGCCAATTCGCCGTACCAGACTATCCTATTCCAGGTGGTTCTAAGGGTTGGGCAACCTACCAAAAGTTATTAAAAGCAGGTTGGACTTTAGTGCATAGCTCCCGCGCTCAAGAATTTACCCTTAAGGATACCAGTGTCGTCAAAAACTCATAACTCCTAAAAGGATTTTGTCAGAGGAGTTAGGAGTCATTCTAGTTTTCTGCCTCCTGTCTCCTGGCTCCTTCTAAAACACTACACGTTAAACCGAAACAGCATCACGTCCCCTTCCTTGACGATGTATTCTTTTCCTTCACTACGGACTAAGCCTTTCTCTTTGGCTCCATTCATCGAGCCATTGGCTACTAAATCGTCGTAAGCCACCGTTTCAGCGCGAATAAAACCGCGCTCAAAATCAGAGTGAATGACTCCAGCAGCTTGCGGTGCTACCATTCCTGCGGTAATTGTCCAAGCACGAGTTTCTTTTGGACCTGTAGTAAAGTAGGTACGCAAACCGAGTAATTCATAGGTAGCGCGAATTAAAGATTTTAAGCCGCCTTCTTCTACCCCTAATGTGGCAAGAAATTCGGCTCGTTCTTCTTCGGGGATCTCGACTAATTCCGATTCCACTTGTGCTGAAACTATAACCACCTGTGCTTTATCAGAGGCTGCAAACTGTCTGACTTTTTCCACCCATTGGTTTCCAGTTGACAGATCGTCCTCCGATACATTTGCGGCATAAATGACTGGTTTAGCTGTGAGCAATCCCAACCCTTTAATTAAAACAGCTTCTTCATCAGTTAGACTAACTTGACGCGCTGGTTTACCTAGATTGAGAGCTTCTGTCAGTTTATCTAACACAGTTAATTCTAGCTGAGCTTCTTTGCTGGTTCGAGCTAGCTTGCGGGCGCGATCGCTTCTACGTTCGATTTGAGCTAAATCTGCTAAACCCAGTTCTAAATTAATCACCTCAATGTCTCGCACCGGATCGACAGAACCAGCGACGTGAATGATATCGTCATTCTCGAAACAACGCACGACATGAACGATGGCATCAACTTCGCGGATGTGGGACAGAAATTGATTGCCTAGTCCTTCTCCCTGACTTGCACCTTCGACCAAACCCGCAATATCGACAAACTCAACCCGCGTAGGCACGATTTGCGCGGAGTTAGAAATTTCGGCAAGCACCTTTAATCGTTCGTCTGGTACGGCAACCACGCCCACATTTGGTTCAATTGTACAAAAAGGAAAATTAGCTGCTTCCGCTTTGGCATTGGCAACTAAAGCATTAAACAATGTAGATTTGCCGACATTAGGCAGTCCGACAATTCCGGCTCTGAGCATGGCTGTGTAACGATCGCTTATTCCTTTGTCAGGATAACAAAATCTCAGAGGGATATATGAAACTTAATTTCACAAAATTCACGGAGGTTTTTACTACAGGTGAATTCTATCCTGAGAAAACTATCTAGGTTAACGTTTGTGTTGCAGAATCAGACTTCTATTTTACTTATTGCTGCTAGCTTGTGCTTACCAGTTATTGGTGCGATCGCTCCAGCCGCCAGAGCCGATATCCGCGATTTTACGCTGCACAATGAAACCAGCGTCAATATTCAGGAACTACATATATCTAATTCTGGCGCTGACAAGTGGGGAGTAAATCTTTTGGATAAAGATATTCTACTTCCAGATGAATCGGCGGACATAGTTTTTGAAGACAACTCCACCTCATGCCTTTACGACATCCGTGCTATTACTGATGATGGTGAAATAGACAAGCGCCAAGTTAATCTTTGCGAAACTGTATATTTCTCAGTCAAGGAATAGCATTTGCTGCTAGTTACACCGGTTCGGGAATTGGTTGTGGAATTGGTGCGGGGACAGGTTGGGGAATTGGTGCGGGTACGGGTTCTGGTGCTGGCGATGGAATTGGCTGCGGTACTGGACTCGGTACGGGTTCCGGTGCTGGTGAGGGAGTTGGTTCTGGAGTCGGTTGAGGTAGGGGACTTGGTGTCGGATCGGGAATTTGTGGCTCGGGAATATAAATCATAGATGGGTGAAAGTAAATACAATACTCATCTAAGCTAAAGAGCGATCGCCACTTCTGACATCTCCCGAAATGCCTACACCTAGATACTGAAAAAACTAGGCAACTTGCTTGTATGGCAGTCACAAAAATTGCCTAGTTATTCATTTTCCCTCAGACATTATTTAGATCTCCATTTGTGGAAAATCAGAAAGATTATTCTCTATAAGTTGTGCTACCTACAGTTCGATCGGGGTCGCGATATGCTGTAGGTTCTTTTTTCTTTCTTCCAGCTAGTCCGAGTAACCCAGCTAGACCGAGTAAGCCAAGCCAACCCCAGTTACTATCATCATCGCGATCGTCTACGTCATCGTCAACAACTGTAGGTTGAGTCGTTGTTGTTCCAGAGTCTGGGGTGGTGGTAGTTTGCGCAGATACAGGTAGTGCTGTCAAGCTGAAGGCGAGAACTCCAGCACTAATTATTTTAGAAAGAGCAGCAATTTTCATGGTTATGTTTTCTAGTTGAATTGTTATGCTGCCTACTAATCTATTCAGTAGCAATCTAAACTAAATCGCTCTTAAGCCAGAAAACTCATTTGTTGGTAGATCTAGCTAAAGAAATAGAAAAAACACTTTTCTTAACCAAATTTAACTTTTTGCTTGTAGTTAAATTAACTTCTAATTAGTAGTTTTTCATCGCCCTTTGTATCTCTCTTTGGTCTTGACGGCGCTTTAAATCTTCCCGCTTGTCATGGAGTTTTTTCCCTTTAGCCAGTCCAATACTAATTTTGACTAAGCCGCGTTTGAGATACAGTTTTAGCGGCACTAATGTCAAACCCTGTTGTTCTACCTTACCAATCAGCTTGCGAATTTCCTGCCGATGCAGTAGTAGTTTACGAGTGCGGCGAGGGTCGTGATTAAAATATTGACTGCTGTTAGTATAGGGTGAGATATGAACGTTAATTAGCCATGCCTCTCCGTTACGAATAAGAGCATAGCCATCTTGCAGGTTGACTTTACCTGCACGGATTGACTTGACTTCTGTACCCATGAGTTGCAGTCCTGCCTCATAGGTTTCGAGGATATCGTACAAAAAGCGGGCTTTGCGATTGTCGCTCAATACCTTATAACCGTCGTTGTCGCTCATTGAAGTTTTCTTGCAGTATTCTCGTGCTGCTCTAAAGTACTAAAGTAAGGGGAAAATAAATTATCGACTATTTGCTAAAAGATTTACATCTACCTTGCTAAAAGTTAAGGTATGCTGGCTATTGCGAACTTATCACGTTTCTCGCTATCTTGCCATGCTAAATCGCTACTCTCGAAATTAGAAATACATCTCATTTTCTGAGGTAAAGACACAGAAGACAGAATTATTCCCACGGATGAACTGTTAGAGTTCAGTGAAGATGCCTTGTTTAAACTCTCTCCATAGATTATCTTAGGGACTTTAACCCGTCAAACAAACTTCTAACATCCCTGACTCCTATCTCCTACTGTAGCGATCGCGATGACAATTTTCTATCAAGAGTTGAAATTACTTGCATGGATATGTTTCGGTAGGATAAATAAATCCTCGGTTAATACTGTCAAAGTACAGCCAGAAACCGCACCATCTTTACTCAGTGTAGTAACTCCATATTATTCATGCCTCTGACTATTCTTGTTGTTGATGACGATCCTGGGACTCGTCTGGCTATCAGTGATTATCTTGAGATGGCTGGTTACTCAGTCATTACGGCTGCTGATGGGCAACAAGGCTTGGATATGGTCGAGACTTATCGCCCTCATTTGATGGTGACAGATATTGTAATGCCGCGCATGAATGGCTATCAATTGGTACGGAGTGTCAGACAACACCCTTCATTTCGACTGCTGCCAGTCATTTTTTTAACAGAACGTAACAAAACTGAAGAGCGAATTCAAGGCTATCAGTCGGGAGCAGATCTTTACCTACCTAAACCGTTTGAGTTACAAGAACTAGGAGCGGCAATCCGCAATTTGTTGGAGCGATCGCAAATGATCCAATCAGAGTATCGCCTATCCCAGGAAGAAGGTTTGCGTCCCCAGACAACCGCAACGGCGATCGTCGAAAAACTTGATTTTCCCTTCCACCTCACCCAACGCGAGCAGGAGGTGTTAGTCATGCTCACTCACGGTCTTTCCAACGCTCAAATTGGCAGCCAGCTCCACCTCAGTCCCCGCACGGTAGAAAAATACGTTAGCAATCTCCTGCGCAAAACAGAAACCAACAACCGAGCCGAACTCGTCGGTTATGCCATGAAGCATCGGTTGGTTGAATAATGCGTGGCGCGTGGCGCGTGGTGCGTGGTGCGTGGTCACTGATAACTGATAACTGATAGCTGTTCACTGTTCGCTGTCTACAATTTCCTGTTTGACGCGATCGAGCAGTCCGTTACAGGCATCAAGTAGGAGGTCAATTACCTGGTTGAAACCCTCTGCACCACCGTAGTAGGGGTCAGGCACTTCTTTTATGGTATGCGCGGTACAAAAGTCACACATCAAATGCACTTTATCGCGGTATTTACCACTGAAATCTAGCGCCAGAATATCGTAGTAATTTTCTCGATCCATTGCCAAAATTAGATCGAATTCCACCAAATCTGATTTTTGCAACTGGCGCGCTCGACCGCATAGCTGAATTCCCAGCCGATTAGCTGCTGCAAATGTCATGCGACGGTCTGGCGGACTGCCAACATGATAGCCACCCGTACCAGCAGAATCGCAAACAACGCGATCGCTTAACTGATGGCGATCGATCAGATGGTTCATAATATTTTCTGCCGCTGGAGAACGGCAGATATTTCCCAGGCAGACAAAAAGTAACTTATACATA
This window of the Chroococcidiopsis thermalis PCC 7203 genome carries:
- a CDS encoding tryptophan 2,3-dioxygenase family protein codes for the protein MSESYQPLPPLDPSLDISKNHYWNYHNIEALISCKKTLTASKDEDLFISIHQICELAFHQMIIDMERVLDALSKALDTDLVISATSEVCYFFQRVLRLYEVVNTTMPILNTMRAFVEFRTSIGPTSGFQSVQFRQLEIMSGVRKYWVGGTKDSEGKLHIAETEFDRKYGDRITQWFEHYKEHNLAHYYDFLISRAIGDTQAEKVAHLRTYPDANAVLTFLQAYDKCQTQFHQGHLGLAIQQLKIVGVEVGTGGTSFKDYLAKYHREEAPLFPGLS
- a CDS encoding M14 family metallopeptidase produces the protein MPEVRFDKYYRYADLTEIVRAYAREFPQFLRLQSIGKSYEGRDIWLLTVTNFATGDDVDKPALWIDGNIHATELAPSSACLYLLQTLVTGYGTQPEIARCLDTRVFYICPRVNPDGAELALANKPKFIRSSTRPYPHQGEREDGLVMTDMDGDGRILQMRILDPNGAWKVCPTEPRLLIPREPTETGGQYYRILPEGEIENYNGIQIDIPPPKEGLDLNRNFPSGWRQEQEQMGAGPYPASEAEVRSLVDFITSHLNITGAIAFHTFSGVILRPYSHQSDDELPTKDLRVYQRIGDKATEITQYPAVSVFHEFRYDPKDFITGAFDDWAYEHQGVFAWTVEIWSPQRQAGIKEYKFIDWYREHPFEDDLTMLRWSDEVLGGKGYIDWYPFEHPQLGQVELGGWDAMYAWSNPPPQFLEKELARFPEWLVWHLLISPQLEIYEASISHLGGSNYRIRFAVQNTGWLPTYVTERAMDKKLVRGCLCAIELPEGAKLVTGKLREDVGQLEGRAYQPSAPLRRQADSTSDRALVEWVVYAPDDGTVFKLTARHDRAGVVNCQLSAIGDQ
- a CDS encoding alkaline phosphatase family protein gives rise to the protein MGLRVPFSCSLASLKRFIPIVIVTFGLTFIFHSFAATPAVNKPHPKIVLISLDGATPPLLDRYFATGVLDKRKGLGFLQSQGLVAKQNQTITPSLTAPAHIAIGTGSTAARNDINANSFHLVASPFKQNISGFAAPIGGYSVGIDGPLDDHTQTAESLWIALRNNGKKVVAATFPGADGLDIKIPGLADSPIVQPASDRTVDYTVPFGAFGGVGARGFSFTAADFSDAASEIIQQLTTAGRSSFSRVKVTTLETIPASGSGSLTGGGGSYNLQVAAIDTSNDKAVNYDTLIIFDADRGIQPRASQPPATGSAYLKASDRTSSLFYFEGSTNKVGTSFYVTQLASDLSQVRLARYSANYIPCNQAVLADVDDANNNVGFWVPQPDFRIPERISSGFDDFPDLELEAIYQDQVRTFVDYQTRIALRAIAQNPDADLVLTYIEQPDGSGHQFLITDPRQATDFRDPNSIANNQDREKIERYQKYLRSAYRAANTAVQQIIEAVGTNKRGRPNSNIIVVSDHGFAPFHTAVSLNNYLSSLGFDNTKVRAITSGPAVNIYINLQGREPDGTVSKAEYVTLQQQLVNALAKFTDTNPNYTAGSKSVAIFDKIYARPIPNDPSDRNFGLDTSEFIGQDSGDVFAIMRLGYNFDGTQTPVVQRLGDPASETPLLSVPNFYGAHGYDPELPEMSAIFYAAGPDIGTGTIKRVRNIDIAPTILRILGVQPAPTVEGDPVNLGRA
- the ychF gene encoding redox-regulated ATPase YchF; its protein translation is MLRAGIVGLPNVGKSTLFNALVANAKAEAANFPFCTIEPNVGVVAVPDERLKVLAEISNSAQIVPTRVEFVDIAGLVEGASQGEGLGNQFLSHIREVDAIVHVVRCFENDDIIHVAGSVDPVRDIEVINLELGLADLAQIERRSDRARKLARTSKEAQLELTVLDKLTEALNLGKPARQVSLTDEEAVLIKGLGLLTAKPVIYAANVSEDDLSTGNQWVEKVRQFAASDKAQVVIVSAQVESELVEIPEEERAEFLATLGVEEGGLKSLIRATYELLGLRTYFTTGPKETRAWTITAGMVAPQAAGVIHSDFERGFIRAETVAYDDLVANGSMNGAKEKGLVRSEGKEYIVKEGDVMLFRFNV
- a CDS encoding WGxxGxxG family protein, whose amino-acid sequence is MKIAALSKIISAGVLAFSLTALPVSAQTTTTPDSGTTTTQPTVVDDDVDDRDDDSNWGWLGLLGLAGLLGLAGRKKKEPTAYRDPDRTVGSTTYRE
- the smpB gene encoding SsrA-binding protein SmpB; amino-acid sequence: MSDNDGYKVLSDNRKARFLYDILETYEAGLQLMGTEVKSIRAGKVNLQDGYALIRNGEAWLINVHISPYTNSSQYFNHDPRRTRKLLLHRQEIRKLIGKVEQQGLTLVPLKLYLKRGLVKISIGLAKGKKLHDKREDLKRRQDQREIQRAMKNY
- a CDS encoding response regulator transcription factor, producing MPLTILVVDDDPGTRLAISDYLEMAGYSVITAADGQQGLDMVETYRPHLMVTDIVMPRMNGYQLVRSVRQHPSFRLLPVIFLTERNKTEERIQGYQSGADLYLPKPFELQELGAAIRNLLERSQMIQSEYRLSQEEGLRPQTTATAIVEKLDFPFHLTQREQEVLVMLTHGLSNAQIGSQLHLSPRTVEKYVSNLLRKTETNNRAELVGYAMKHRLVE
- a CDS encoding low molecular weight protein-tyrosine-phosphatase: MTDKKQLSKIICMYKLLFVCLGNICRSPAAENIMNHLIDRHQLSDRVVCDSAGTGGYHVGSPPDRRMTFAAANRLGIQLCGRARQLQKSDLVEFDLILAMDRENYYDILALDFSGKYRDKVHLMCDFCTAHTIKEVPDPYYGGAEGFNQVIDLLLDACNGLLDRVKQEIVDSEQ